A genomic window from Streptomyces sp. HUAS YS2 includes:
- a CDS encoding DUF389 domain-containing protein, protein MLHLRMIVPPDRTEEAVRLIESTVGTTHVVVLPGAAREPAGDLVMCDVAREAVDELLHGMRELRIDQDGSIAVENIDFSLSTRADAAEEEAPGEAADAVIWEQLSGATHEESTLTITYCAFMILATMIAACGVVLDNAILIVGAMAVGPEFGPLAGVCTAVVQRAPKLAVRSLIALVVGFAAAIVATTVFSLGMDALDLFSKSQLDADRPNTSFIWQPDPFSFVVAILAGIAGVLSLTSSKSGALVGVAISVTTVPAGANAAVALSYGDFGQMWGSVEQLGLNLFGIMLAGVLTLYAQKALWRTQRGQWTRPSKR, encoded by the coding sequence ATGCTGCATCTGCGGATGATCGTCCCTCCCGACCGGACGGAGGAAGCGGTCCGGCTCATCGAGTCGACCGTGGGCACCACGCACGTGGTGGTGCTGCCGGGCGCGGCCCGTGAACCGGCCGGTGACCTGGTGATGTGCGACGTCGCCCGCGAGGCGGTTGACGAACTGCTGCACGGGATGCGGGAGCTGAGGATCGATCAGGACGGCTCGATCGCCGTCGAGAACATCGACTTCTCGCTGTCGACCCGCGCGGACGCGGCCGAGGAGGAGGCGCCCGGCGAGGCCGCGGACGCGGTGATCTGGGAGCAGCTGTCCGGCGCGACGCACGAGGAGTCCACCCTCACCATCACCTACTGCGCGTTCATGATCCTCGCGACGATGATCGCGGCCTGCGGAGTCGTCCTCGACAACGCGATCCTGATCGTGGGCGCGATGGCGGTCGGCCCGGAGTTCGGCCCGCTCGCGGGCGTCTGCACGGCGGTGGTGCAGCGCGCGCCGAAGCTCGCCGTACGGTCCCTGATCGCGCTCGTCGTCGGCTTCGCCGCGGCGATCGTCGCCACCACCGTCTTCAGTCTCGGGATGGACGCGCTGGACCTGTTCAGCAAGAGCCAGCTCGACGCCGACCGGCCCAACACCAGCTTCATCTGGCAGCCCGACCCGTTCTCGTTCGTCGTGGCGATCCTCGCCGGCATCGCGGGCGTGCTCTCGCTGACCTCGTCGAAGTCCGGGGCGCTGGTGGGCGTCGCCATCTCGGTGACGACGGTCCCGGCGGGCGCGAACGCCGCCGTGGCGCTCAGCTACGGCGACTTCGGCCAGATGTGGGGCTCCGTCGAGCAGTTGGGGCTGAACCTGTTCGGCATCATGCTCGCGGGGGTGCTCACGCTGTACGCGCAGAAGGCCCTCTGGCGCACCCAGCGCGGCCAATGGACCCGTCCCTCGAAACGCTGA
- the glmM gene encoding phosphoglucosamine mutase, producing the protein MGRLFGTDGVRGVANADLTAELALGLSVAAAHVLAEAGTFEGHRPTAVVGRDPRASGEFLEAAVVAGLASAGVDVLRVGVLPTPAVAYLTGALGADLGVMLSASHNAMPDNGIKFFARGGHKLADELEDRIETVYEEHRTGAPWDRPTGAGVGRVRDYDEGFDKYVAHLIAVLPNRLDGLKIVLDEAHGAAARVSPEAFARAGAQIVTIGAEPDGLNINDGCGSTHLGLLKAAVVEHGAHLGIAHDGDADRCLAVDADGNEIDGDQILAVLALAMREAGTLRGDTVVATVMSNLGFKLAMEREGLSLVQTAVGDRYVLESMKEHGYALGGEQSGHVIVLDHATTGDGTLTGLMLAARIAATGRSLAELAGVMERLPQVLVNVPDVDKTRVKTSAELASAVSDAERELGTTGRVLLRPSGTEPLVRVMVEAADIEQARSVAGRLADVVKSALG; encoded by the coding sequence GTGGGACGACTCTTCGGCACGGACGGCGTGCGTGGTGTGGCCAATGCGGATCTGACGGCGGAGCTCGCGCTCGGCCTGTCGGTCGCGGCGGCCCACGTGCTCGCCGAGGCGGGGACCTTCGAGGGGCATCGGCCGACCGCGGTGGTCGGCCGTGACCCGCGTGCGTCGGGAGAGTTCCTGGAGGCCGCCGTCGTGGCGGGTCTCGCCTCCGCGGGCGTGGACGTCCTGCGCGTCGGCGTGCTGCCGACCCCGGCCGTGGCGTACCTCACCGGCGCGCTCGGCGCCGACCTCGGCGTCATGCTGTCCGCCAGCCACAACGCCATGCCCGACAACGGCATCAAGTTCTTCGCCCGCGGCGGCCACAAGCTCGCCGACGAGCTGGAGGACCGGATCGAGACCGTCTACGAGGAGCACCGCACCGGCGCCCCGTGGGACCGGCCGACCGGCGCGGGCGTGGGCCGGGTCCGCGACTACGACGAGGGCTTCGACAAGTACGTCGCCCACCTCATCGCGGTCCTCCCGAACCGCCTGGACGGTCTGAAGATCGTCCTGGACGAGGCGCACGGCGCCGCCGCCCGGGTCTCGCCCGAGGCGTTCGCGCGGGCCGGCGCCCAGATCGTCACCATCGGCGCGGAGCCCGACGGCCTCAACATCAACGACGGCTGCGGTTCCACCCACCTCGGCCTGCTCAAGGCCGCCGTCGTCGAGCACGGCGCCCACCTCGGCATCGCGCACGACGGCGACGCCGACCGCTGCCTCGCCGTGGACGCCGACGGCAACGAGATCGACGGCGACCAGATCCTCGCGGTGCTCGCCCTGGCGATGCGCGAGGCGGGCACGCTGCGTGGCGACACCGTCGTCGCGACCGTGATGTCGAACCTGGGCTTCAAGCTGGCGATGGAGCGGGAGGGTCTCTCGCTGGTGCAGACCGCGGTCGGCGACCGGTACGTCCTGGAGTCGATGAAGGAGCACGGGTACGCGCTCGGCGGCGAGCAGTCCGGCCACGTCATCGTTCTCGACCACGCGACGACCGGCGACGGCACACTGACCGGTCTGATGCTGGCCGCCCGAATTGCCGCGACCGGCCGCTCGCTGGCCGAGCTGGCGGGCGTGATGGAGCGGCTGCCGCAGGTCCTCGTCAATGTGCCGGACGTCGACAAGACCCGGGTCAAGACCTCCGCCGAGCTGGCGAGCGCGGTCTCCGACGCGGAGCGCGAGCTGGGTACGACGGGCCGGGTGCTGCTGCGCCCGTCCGGCACCGAGCCGCTCGTACGGGTGATGGTCGAGGCCGCGGACATCGAGCAGGCCCGTTCGGTGGCCGGCCGGCTCGCGGACGTCGTGAAGTCCGCCCTGGGCTAG
- the rpsI gene encoding 30S ribosomal protein S9, translated as MAETTPETPVDEFEGVEEYTTETETVEGEYTSESLASRFGDPQPAAGLGRRKNAIARVRIVPGTGKWKINGRTLEDYFPNKVHQQEVNEPFKVLELDDRYDVIARISGGGVSGQAGALRLGVARALNEADVDNNRGPLKKAGFLSRDDRAVERKKAGLKKARKAPQYSKR; from the coding sequence GTGGCCGAGACCACCCCCGAGACCCCTGTCGACGAGTTCGAGGGCGTCGAGGAGTACACCACCGAGACCGAGACCGTCGAGGGTGAATACACCTCCGAGTCCCTCGCGTCCCGCTTCGGCGACCCGCAGCCGGCTGCCGGCCTGGGCCGTCGCAAGAACGCCATCGCCCGCGTCCGGATCGTTCCGGGCACCGGCAAGTGGAAGATCAACGGGCGTACGCTCGAGGACTACTTCCCGAACAAGGTCCACCAGCAGGAAGTCAACGAGCCCTTCAAGGTGCTCGAGCTCGACGACCGCTACGACGTCATCGCCCGCATCTCGGGTGGCGGCGTCTCCGGCCAGGCCGGCGCCCTGCGCCTCGGCGTGGCCCGCGCCCTCAACGAGGCCGACGTGGACAACAACCGCGGCCCGCTGAAGAAGGCCGGCTTCCTCTCCCGTGACGACCGTGCGGTCGAGCGGAAGAAGGCCGGTCTCAAGAAGGCCCGCAAGGCCCCGCAGTACAGCAAGCGCTAA
- the rplM gene encoding 50S ribosomal protein L13 codes for MRTFSPKPGDVTRQWHIIDAQDVVLGRLATTAANLLRGKHKPVYAPHMDMGDFVIIINADKVHLSGNKKTQKLAYRHSGFPGGLRSVRYDELLDKNPEKAVEKAIKGMIPKNSLGRQMLSKLKVYAGENHPHAAQQPVPFEITQVAQ; via the coding sequence GTGCGTACGTTTAGCCCCAAGCCCGGCGATGTCACTCGCCAGTGGCACATCATCGACGCGCAGGACGTTGTCCTGGGTCGTCTGGCGACCACGGCTGCGAACCTCCTCCGAGGCAAGCACAAGCCCGTCTACGCCCCCCACATGGACATGGGCGACTTTGTCATCATCATCAACGCTGACAAGGTGCACCTGTCCGGCAACAAGAAGACCCAGAAGCTGGCGTACCGCCACTCCGGCTTCCCGGGTGGTCTCCGCTCCGTCCGTTACGACGAGCTGCTGGACAAGAACCCCGAGAAGGCCGTCGAGAAGGCCATCAAGGGCATGATCCCCAAGAACTCCCTGGGCCGTCAGATGCTCTCGAAGCTGAAGGTCTACGCGGGCGAGAACCACCCGCACGCTGCTCAGCAGCCGGTCCCGTTCGAGATCACCCAGGTCGCGCAGTAG